One Solibacillus sp. R5-41 DNA segment encodes these proteins:
- a CDS encoding Glu/Leu/Phe/Val dehydrogenase, translated as MEIFKYMQKYDYEQLVFCQDEASGLKAIIAIHDTTLGPALGGSRMWTYASEEAAIEDALRLARGMTYKNAAAGLNLGGGKTVIIGDPFKDKNEEMFRALGRFIQGLNGRYITAEDVGTTVADMDLIHEETNYVTGISPAFGSSGNPSPVTAYGVYIGMKAAVKEAYGNDSLEGRTVAVQGLGNVAYTLCEYLHKEGAKLVVTDINQAAIDRVVNDFGATAVSPEAIYDQEVDVYSPCALGAVINDATLLRLKAKVIAGSANNQLAQSSHGEALHKMGIVYAPDYVINAGGVINVADELYGYNRERAMKRVGSIYTSLEKIFEISRTQNIPTYLAANRLAEERIARVAKSRSQFLQNEKSILNGR; from the coding sequence ATGGAAATCTTCAAGTATATGCAAAAGTATGATTATGAACAATTGGTGTTTTGCCAAGATGAAGCTTCAGGACTAAAAGCCATAATTGCCATCCATGATACGACATTAGGACCAGCTCTTGGTGGTTCGCGTATGTGGACATATGCCTCAGAAGAAGCGGCGATTGAAGATGCACTTCGACTTGCTCGTGGAATGACTTATAAAAATGCAGCAGCAGGACTCAATTTAGGTGGCGGGAAAACCGTTATCATTGGAGATCCATTTAAAGATAAAAACGAAGAAATGTTCCGCGCTCTAGGACGTTTTATTCAAGGGCTTAATGGACGTTACATTACAGCAGAAGATGTAGGGACGACCGTAGCGGATATGGATTTAATACATGAAGAAACAAATTATGTAACAGGCATTTCTCCAGCGTTCGGCAGTTCAGGAAATCCATCGCCTGTCACAGCTTACGGGGTATACATTGGCATGAAGGCCGCGGTAAAGGAAGCTTACGGAAATGATTCACTTGAAGGCAGAACAGTTGCAGTTCAAGGGCTAGGAAATGTGGCGTATACACTTTGTGAGTACTTGCATAAAGAGGGTGCAAAATTAGTCGTTACTGATATTAATCAAGCGGCCATTGATCGCGTAGTGAATGATTTTGGTGCAACAGCAGTCTCACCGGAAGCTATTTATGACCAAGAAGTAGATGTCTACTCGCCATGTGCATTAGGTGCCGTTATAAATGACGCAACGCTCCTTAGATTAAAAGCGAAAGTGATTGCGGGCTCTGCGAACAATCAATTAGCACAGTCTAGTCATGGTGAAGCATTACATAAAATGGGCATTGTGTATGCACCGGATTATGTCATCAATGCGGGTGGCGTTATCAATGTAGCAGATGAATTGTATGGTTACAATCGTGAACGTGCGATGAAGCGTGTCGGATCGATTTATACGAGCTTAGAAAAAATCTTTGAAATTTCGAGAACACAAAATATCCCAACGTATTTAGCTGCGAATCGTTTAGCAGAAGAACGAATTGCACGCGTTGCAAAATCGCGCAGTCAATTTTTACAAAACGAGAAATCAATTTTGAATGGCCGATAA
- a CDS encoding DUF2627 domain-containing protein has product MARMVAFIILVIPAIMMAAGIKFMRDTLFGILISPFPWLWLQFIVGIIFFVVAFLFFAGFLLRRDRKRGKVAERWQK; this is encoded by the coding sequence ATGGCTCGCATGGTCGCATTTATCATCTTAGTCATACCAGCAATCATGATGGCTGCTGGCATTAAATTTATGCGTGATACGTTATTTGGGATATTAATCTCACCATTTCCATGGCTTTGGTTACAATTTATTGTAGGCATCATCTTTTTTGTCGTAGCATTCTTATTCTTTGCTGGTTTCCTACTCCGCCGTGATCGTAAACGCGGAAAAGTTGCCGAACGTTGGCAAAAATAA
- a CDS encoding glycerophosphodiester phosphodiesterase family protein — MKRIPIYAHRGASAYELENTIEAFEKAKALKADGIELDIQVSKDSILVVFHDMDLMRLAGVRKNINDCTFKELSKYSIGSRFKRILSTKRILSFKQLVGWANRENIALNIELKESLLANTDALKNEIKTLKLPANSHFSSFHIELLKIVKEVRPDFETAILVTKKFNWQSLRDLDYIDHVHAHRKYYKQLYLEACEEAKKGIRFYGIVGRESFLTNPHPAVLGWITDYPDKVRNVQQKNTTNT, encoded by the coding sequence ATGAAACGAATTCCAATTTATGCACATCGCGGCGCATCTGCTTATGAGCTCGAAAATACGATTGAAGCGTTTGAGAAAGCGAAAGCATTAAAAGCTGATGGGATTGAGCTCGATATTCAAGTATCGAAGGATTCGATTTTAGTTGTGTTTCATGATATGGATTTAATGCGGTTAGCCGGTGTAAGAAAAAATATTAATGATTGTACGTTTAAGGAGTTATCTAAATATAGTATTGGCTCAAGATTTAAACGAATACTATCAACGAAAAGAATTCTGTCCTTTAAACAATTAGTCGGCTGGGCAAATCGCGAAAATATAGCGTTGAATATCGAATTGAAAGAGTCACTATTAGCTAATACTGATGCACTTAAAAACGAGATAAAAACATTAAAACTCCCAGCAAACAGTCATTTTTCATCTTTTCATATCGAGTTGTTAAAAATCGTGAAAGAAGTGCGTCCTGATTTTGAAACGGCTATTTTAGTGACGAAGAAATTTAATTGGCAGTCATTACGTGATTTGGATTACATTGATCATGTGCATGCGCACCGAAAATATTATAAACAGCTTTATCTAGAAGCTTGTGAAGAAGCAAAAAAAGGCATTCGATTTTACGGCATTGTCGGGAGGGAATCTTTTTTGACCAACCCACATCCAGCTGTTCTTGGTTGGATTACAGATTATCCCGATAAAGTAAGAAACGTCCAACAAAAAAATACAACCAATACTTGA
- a CDS encoding DUF342 domain-containing protein, translating to MVIFKNEFLEVSEKNGKIFIETLQTGFLLKDFDAIIRLNPRIKLTNFAVLKNVLANVSKTPTEIGNWLPSVTVEVSRDKMSASLFINETLEFIRENKEKFKQDVSNLLTEHNIKHGILDIKLETIVSGKAILIAQGTPPMKGEDAILTYLQLPERKPVIREDGKADYYDMNFIYEIDEGAWLGEKTHAQPGTPGYNVYDEVVPALHGRDAALKYDRKSAYEVEEEDKTVIRSKISGVLEDSRGIVSVNHHLPINGDVGIETGNIEFNGSLTIRGTVQAGFSVIAQGDISIECAEGVSGAKLIKSIDGDIFIRGGIFGLGKTRIEAGGSIFVKHVNEANLVAGQDVNIGFYALGSNIKGHSILVDERKGKIIGGTAIAKSLIITAVSGNRLERRTELIINSINKQDGLEIIQSKAALLKTMQEEVLQLEAQVNRVLPVINNLTRPQITAFEQSKQKLLKSKEEAMNLDREIKQLMNDLRNVGREEIHVTKEAYPGTYIQIGKKSSILSNATNGKFLLEFGELNV from the coding sequence GTGGTTATTTTTAAAAATGAATTTCTTGAAGTCTCTGAAAAGAATGGAAAAATATTTATTGAAACATTGCAAACTGGTTTTTTATTAAAAGATTTTGATGCCATTATACGCCTAAATCCTCGAATAAAATTAACAAACTTTGCAGTGTTAAAAAATGTATTAGCAAACGTATCGAAAACTCCAACTGAAATTGGAAATTGGCTTCCGTCTGTAACGGTAGAAGTTTCACGTGATAAAATGTCGGCTTCACTTTTTATAAATGAAACGCTTGAATTTATCCGTGAAAACAAAGAAAAATTCAAACAAGATGTAAGCAATTTATTGACAGAGCACAATATTAAACATGGGATTTTAGATATAAAATTAGAAACAATTGTTAGTGGAAAAGCGATATTAATTGCACAAGGTACCCCGCCAATGAAGGGGGAGGATGCCATTTTAACGTATTTGCAACTTCCAGAACGTAAACCAGTAATTCGCGAAGATGGTAAGGCGGATTATTACGATATGAACTTCATTTACGAAATTGATGAGGGTGCTTGGTTAGGCGAAAAAACCCATGCGCAACCGGGTACACCTGGTTACAACGTATATGATGAAGTCGTACCTGCTCTACATGGGCGTGATGCAGCGCTAAAATATGATCGTAAATCGGCTTATGAAGTCGAAGAAGAGGATAAAACAGTTATCCGTTCAAAAATTAGTGGTGTATTGGAAGATTCTAGAGGGATAGTTAGTGTCAATCACCATCTACCAATCAATGGTGATGTCGGGATTGAGACAGGGAATATTGAGTTTAATGGCTCTTTAACGATTCGAGGCACGGTTCAGGCAGGTTTCTCCGTTATTGCACAAGGTGATATTTCCATTGAGTGTGCTGAAGGTGTTTCAGGGGCTAAATTGATTAAATCCATTGATGGCGATATTTTTATCCGAGGTGGTATTTTCGGGCTAGGTAAAACGCGGATTGAAGCAGGGGGCAGTATTTTCGTGAAACACGTAAATGAAGCGAACCTTGTAGCAGGGCAAGATGTAAACATTGGGTTTTATGCACTCGGCTCGAATATTAAAGGCCATTCGATTTTAGTGGATGAGCGTAAAGGCAAAATTATTGGTGGCACAGCAATTGCTAAAAGTTTGATTATAACTGCTGTTTCTGGAAACCGATTGGAACGACGCACGGAGTTAATTATTAATAGTATTAATAAACAGGACGGCTTAGAAATTATTCAAAGTAAAGCAGCTTTATTAAAAACGATGCAAGAGGAAGTTTTACAGCTCGAGGCACAAGTGAATCGTGTCCTACCCGTCATTAATAATTTGACGCGTCCACAAATTACAGCATTCGAACAATCAAAGCAAAAATTATTGAAGAGTAAAGAAGAAGCGATGAATTTAGATCGTGAAATTAAGCAATTAATGAATGATTTACGTAATGTCGGCAGAGAAGAAATTCACGTAACGAAAGAAGCTTACCCAGGTACATACATCCAAATAGGGAAAAAATCATCAATTTTATCAAATGCAACAAATGGAAAATTCTTACTAGAGTTTGGAGAGTTGAACGTTTAA
- a CDS encoding NUDIX hydrolase, giving the protein MSYIMNLRKKIGSAPLIMVGACVLIFNKENQLLMQLRKDNKCWGLAGGSMELGENLEEVALREMLEETGLIANNLELLTTFSGQDFYYQYPHGDEVYNVLTAFVCRDYIGKLKFDSSEATDIRFFDLKELPENISPPDKLVIRYFLKL; this is encoded by the coding sequence ATGAGTTACATTATGAATTTGAGAAAGAAGATTGGCAGTGCACCTTTAATTATGGTTGGTGCCTGTGTTTTAATATTTAACAAAGAAAATCAACTATTAATGCAATTAAGAAAGGATAATAAATGTTGGGGGCTTGCTGGTGGTTCTATGGAGTTAGGCGAAAATCTAGAAGAAGTTGCCCTCCGAGAAATGCTAGAAGAAACAGGATTAATAGCAAATAATTTAGAACTATTAACTACTTTTTCAGGTCAAGATTTTTACTATCAATATCCACATGGTGATGAAGTATACAATGTTCTTACTGCATTTGTATGTAGAGATTATATAGGAAAGCTAAAATTTGATTCTTCTGAAGCTACGGATATTCGCTTCTTCGATTTAAAAGAACTCCCTGAAAATATTAGTCCTCCCGACAAATTGGTTATTCGATATTTTTTGAAATTATAA
- a CDS encoding histidine phosphatase family protein, whose product MKKLYVIRHCEAEGQNPEAALTEKGYKQAIELKNFFCDKKIERIITSPYQRAIESIQPLAKTLNIEIEHDNRLSERVLSNTVLSDWLEKLELTFQDFELKFEGGESSSEAKKRILELVEQIQDEEFNHIILVTHGNLMSLLLNHFNNDFGFNEWKNLSNPDIYVLEFPKNKAIYKRIWKPLM is encoded by the coding sequence ATGAAGAAGCTTTATGTGATTAGACATTGTGAAGCAGAAGGACAAAATCCTGAGGCCGCTTTAACAGAAAAAGGTTACAAGCAGGCAATTGAATTAAAAAATTTCTTCTGTGATAAAAAAATAGAACGAATTATTACAAGCCCTTATCAACGTGCTATTGAATCTATACAACCTCTAGCAAAAACTTTAAATATTGAAATAGAACATGACAATAGATTGAGCGAGCGTGTACTAAGTAATACGGTCCTTTCAGATTGGTTAGAGAAATTAGAATTAACGTTCCAAGACTTTGAACTAAAGTTTGAAGGTGGCGAATCCAGCTCTGAAGCAAAGAAGCGAATCCTTGAATTGGTAGAACAAATTCAAGATGAGGAGTTCAACCATATCATTTTAGTTACACATGGTAATTTAATGTCACTACTTTTAAACCATTTCAATAATGACTTTGGATTTAACGAGTGGAAAAATCTAAGTAACCCTGATATATATGTTTTAGAATTTCCAAAAAACAAGGCAATCTATAAACGAATTTGGAAACCCTTGATGTAG
- a CDS encoding NUDIX hydrolase produces MLTLIKDLPKDHIVGSVHCVPITEEGNIVLCWDEEEQLLTTVGGRLEQDENIDEALSRELIEEVGLIIEEKKIPFSAYYWESTNTYTIWYLAKTKQFQSTDFEYEKTGYVILNFKTAQQLLKKIEPKNFQRREILKQAEIVAKEQNWI; encoded by the coding sequence ATGTTAACTTTAATTAAAGATTTACCAAAAGATCATATCGTTGGAAGTGTACATTGTGTACCAATAACTGAAGAAGGTAATATTGTTCTTTGTTGGGATGAAGAAGAGCAACTCCTAACGACAGTTGGAGGAAGACTTGAACAAGATGAAAATATAGATGAAGCTTTATCAAGAGAGTTAATCGAAGAAGTTGGTTTAATTATCGAAGAAAAGAAAATCCCTTTTTCCGCATATTATTGGGAATCCACAAATACATATACAATTTGGTACTTAGCAAAGACAAAGCAATTTCAATCGACTGATTTTGAATATGAAAAGACAGGTTACGTTATTTTGAATTTCAAAACAGCACAACAACTTTTGAAGAAAATAGAACCTAAAAATTTTCAAAGGAGAGAAATTCTCAAACAAGCAGAAATAGTAGCTAAGGAACAAAATTGGATTTAA
- a CDS encoding nucleotidyltransferase family protein: protein MNYADELVEIIKSDFSLMTILLAVKSLNIPDCWICAGVLRNKVWDVLHNTHTTLNDIDVIFFHKNDLTIETEKKYEAQLHSLIPNLPWSVKNQARMHMKNHLQPFSSSFDAISHFPETATAIGARLVNNQIEIIAPHGLTDLFELKIKPSPKYMNTEKLHPIFQQRVTTKKWNTTWTNLILVN, encoded by the coding sequence TTGAATTATGCAGATGAATTGGTAGAAATAATTAAAAGCGATTTTTCCCTTATGACAATCCTATTAGCAGTCAAGTCATTAAATATACCAGATTGTTGGATTTGTGCAGGTGTTTTAAGAAATAAAGTATGGGATGTTTTACATAATACCCATACAACTTTGAATGATATTGACGTGATTTTTTTCCACAAAAATGATTTAACTATTGAAACAGAAAAGAAATACGAAGCTCAGTTACATTCTTTAATCCCTAATTTACCGTGGTCGGTGAAAAATCAGGCACGTATGCATATGAAAAATCATTTACAGCCCTTTAGTTCATCTTTTGATGCGATAAGTCATTTCCCTGAAACTGCAACAGCAATAGGAGCAAGGTTAGTTAACAATCAAATTGAAATTATTGCACCTCATGGGCTAACCGATTTATTTGAGTTAAAAATTAAGCCATCTCCTAAATATATGAATACAGAAAAATTACATCCTATCTTTCAACAAAGAGTAACAACGAAAAAATGGAATACTACATGGACAAACTTAATTTTGGTAAATTAG
- a CDS encoding PH domain-containing protein, which yields MGLFDGLIGNASEVNLEKLQEELKDLLIPNETIKNAYKVIRDTFIFTEKRLILIDKQGVTGKKTEYHSIPYKSIIHFSVETAGTFDLEAELKIWVSGSGLPIQKNFNKSTNIYKVQSVLAEYVLG from the coding sequence ATGGGTTTATTCGATGGATTAATAGGGAATGCAAGCGAAGTGAATTTAGAAAAATTACAGGAAGAATTAAAAGATTTATTGATACCTAACGAAACAATAAAAAACGCATACAAAGTTATAAGAGATACATTTATCTTTACCGAAAAGAGGCTAATATTAATTGATAAACAAGGGGTAACTGGAAAGAAAACCGAGTATCATTCAATTCCTTATAAAAGCATAATTCATTTTTCCGTTGAAACTGCGGGGACATTTGATTTAGAAGCAGAATTAAAAATATGGGTTTCGGGCAGCGGGTTGCCGATACAGAAAAACTTTAATAAATCGACTAATATTTATAAAGTTCAAAGTGTATTAGCAGAATATGTTTTAGGATAG
- the spo0A gene encoding sporulation transcription factor Spo0A yields MTKVKIAIADDNRELVKTMELFFKNHPQIEVVATAANGKLCIKMLEEHKIDVLLLDIIMPHLDGLAVLESMYNDDRYGDTQVIMLTAFGQEDVMKQAVNYGASYFMLKPFEFEQLVQKILHCAGQQVEVEKRKSILQTNSSAKLDQRQLDTTITAIIKEIGVPAHIKGYAYLREAIQMVFHDIELLGSVTKILYPEIAKKFNTTPSRVERAIRHAIEVAWNRGSYESISELFGYTVHHMKSKPTNSEFIAMIADKIRIEMVAS; encoded by the coding sequence TTGACGAAAGTAAAAATTGCGATTGCGGATGATAACCGTGAGCTCGTAAAAACGATGGAACTGTTTTTTAAAAACCATCCTCAAATTGAAGTGGTCGCTACGGCAGCAAATGGTAAACTATGTATTAAGATGTTGGAAGAGCACAAGATAGACGTTTTATTGCTAGACATTATCATGCCACATTTAGACGGCCTTGCTGTGTTAGAATCAATGTACAATGACGACCGTTACGGTGATACGCAGGTCATTATGTTAACGGCTTTTGGACAAGAAGATGTAATGAAGCAGGCTGTCAATTATGGCGCTTCGTATTTTATGTTAAAGCCATTTGAATTTGAACAACTTGTACAAAAAATTCTTCATTGTGCGGGACAACAAGTAGAGGTGGAGAAACGAAAAAGCATATTACAAACGAATTCGTCAGCAAAACTCGATCAACGTCAACTTGATACAACGATTACAGCAATTATTAAAGAAATTGGTGTCCCTGCTCATATTAAAGGTTATGCCTATTTACGTGAAGCGATTCAAATGGTTTTCCATGATATCGAGTTACTCGGTTCGGTAACGAAAATTTTATATCCAGAAATCGCAAAGAAGTTTAATACGACGCCGTCACGTGTAGAGCGTGCCATTCGCCATGCAATTGAAGTCGCATGGAACCGTGGCAGCTACGAGTCCATTTCTGAGCTATTTGGCTATACTGTTCACCATATGAAATCAAAACCAACTAATAGCGAATTCATTGCCATGATTGCGGACAAGATTCGCATTGAGATGGTGGCTAGTTAA
- a CDS encoding SpoIVB peptidase S55 domain-containing protein, translating into MKQRLRLLLVVVLFLTFPLQGFAKELIPMGQSIGVQLQLPNVFVAHDVLLDSGEWLKQGDQITKVNNETLSDLTVLENQENDVELTVEQKAGTRKVNVSKDQLFNLMPFLKTETDGIGTLTFIDPQTMEYGALGHQIVDSILKQPPQFDEGSIYSASISQVKKSVPGQPGYKISIVDKSLTPLGTVASNELYGIFGKWEQSLQHSLHPALEIIHADELKEGKAQLLTSIDGENVESFEIEINKQDSNTFTFFVTDERLIQKTGGIIQGMSGSPIIQNNRFVGAVTHMFVEEPTKGAGILVIEMLKKSPN; encoded by the coding sequence ATGAAGCAAAGGTTGCGTTTATTACTCGTCGTCGTACTATTTTTAACATTTCCATTACAAGGCTTTGCAAAGGAATTAATCCCAATGGGACAATCCATCGGTGTGCAACTTCAATTGCCCAATGTATTTGTCGCACATGATGTTTTGCTGGATTCTGGGGAATGGCTCAAACAAGGCGATCAAATAACGAAAGTAAACAATGAAACACTTTCAGATTTGACCGTTCTGGAAAATCAAGAGAATGATGTTGAATTAACGGTTGAACAAAAAGCGGGTACAAGGAAAGTGAACGTATCAAAAGACCAACTTTTCAATTTAATGCCCTTTTTAAAAACTGAAACTGATGGTATCGGTACGTTAACATTTATCGACCCACAAACAATGGAGTATGGTGCATTAGGCCATCAAATTGTCGACTCCATTTTGAAGCAACCGCCACAATTTGATGAAGGGTCCATCTATTCGGCATCCATTTCTCAAGTGAAAAAGAGCGTTCCAGGTCAGCCAGGTTATAAAATATCCATTGTAGATAAATCATTAACACCACTCGGAACCGTTGCAAGTAATGAGCTTTACGGTATTTTTGGGAAATGGGAACAATCGCTACAACACAGTCTGCATCCGGCGCTAGAAATTATACATGCGGATGAACTAAAAGAGGGGAAAGCCCAATTATTAACGAGTATTGATGGAGAAAATGTAGAATCATTTGAGATTGAAATTAATAAACAAGACTCAAATACTTTTACATTTTTTGTGACCGATGAGCGATTAATTCAAAAAACGGGTGGAATTATACAAGGGATGAGTGGTAGCCCTATTATACAAAATAACCGCTTTGTAGGGGCTGTAACGCATATGTTTGTCGAAGAACCGACAAAAGGTGCGGGGATTCTTGTAATCGAAATGCTTAAAAAAAGCCCTAATTAA
- the recN gene encoding DNA repair protein RecN, with translation MLRELSIRNFAIIDDLTVSFFDGLTVLTGETGAGKSIIIDAVNILAGGRGSTEFIRHGEKKAELGGLFQIQNEHHPIFSKLEEHGIDVEEGTIILRRDLNDSGKSICRVNGKLVPLTVLREIGGSLIDIHGQHENQELMDEKYHINLLDHFASTALQEVKVRYKTAYETYRELKREVAELSMDEQRMAQRIDLYQFQIQELEQADLKADEEEALNDERRRLLNFHKIFEHANIAYEAISGESNGLDFIGNAMEAMDNIVVLDETFKEASEAVTTSFYALQDAAYQIKNALDDLEYDAERLNEVEQRLAQYQTMKRKYGTTVEEILTYYAKIEEELMQLMNRDETMQKNEQLLHEMEQELTQLASQLTVIRKENALVLSDAIMDQLRMLHMEKAKFIVNFEAHEQFDSNGKDSIAFYISTNVGEPPKSLPKVASGGELSRMMLALKTIFSTSNGITSIIFDEVDTGVSGRVAQAIAEKIAAISVNSQVLCISHLPQVAAMADHQYYIKKQVEHDRTFTTISEMQETERIEEISRMMSGAEITELTLQHASELIQMANERKNAMN, from the coding sequence TTGTTAAGAGAATTAAGCATTCGCAACTTTGCAATCATAGATGATTTAACTGTTAGCTTTTTTGACGGATTAACTGTTTTAACAGGGGAGACGGGTGCAGGGAAATCGATTATAATCGATGCGGTCAATATTTTAGCAGGTGGGCGCGGTTCGACTGAATTTATTCGACATGGTGAAAAAAAAGCCGAACTCGGTGGATTATTTCAAATTCAAAATGAGCATCATCCAATATTTAGTAAACTGGAAGAGCACGGAATCGACGTGGAAGAAGGAACGATTATTTTACGCCGTGATTTGAATGATTCGGGAAAAAGTATTTGTCGTGTCAACGGAAAACTCGTGCCATTGACGGTATTACGTGAAATTGGTGGGAGTTTAATTGACATTCATGGGCAACATGAAAATCAAGAGTTAATGGACGAGAAATATCATATCAACTTGCTTGATCATTTCGCGAGTACGGCATTGCAAGAGGTGAAGGTACGCTACAAAACTGCATATGAAACGTATCGCGAGCTAAAAAGAGAAGTGGCTGAATTAAGCATGGACGAGCAAAGAATGGCGCAACGAATTGATTTATATCAATTCCAAATCCAAGAACTCGAACAGGCAGATCTCAAGGCGGATGAAGAAGAGGCACTCAATGATGAACGCCGTCGCTTATTGAATTTCCATAAAATTTTTGAACATGCGAATATTGCTTATGAGGCCATATCTGGTGAATCAAATGGCCTTGATTTTATCGGAAACGCGATGGAGGCAATGGATAATATCGTTGTCTTAGATGAGACGTTTAAAGAGGCATCTGAAGCGGTGACGACAAGCTTTTATGCGCTCCAGGATGCTGCCTATCAAATTAAAAATGCGTTGGATGATTTGGAGTACGATGCAGAGCGTTTAAATGAGGTTGAGCAGCGCCTTGCACAATATCAAACAATGAAACGCAAATACGGTACGACGGTTGAAGAAATTCTTACGTACTATGCAAAAATAGAAGAAGAATTAATGCAGCTAATGAATCGTGATGAAACGATGCAAAAAAACGAGCAACTCCTTCACGAAATGGAACAGGAATTGACACAACTTGCAAGTCAGTTAACGGTCATTCGTAAAGAAAATGCGCTTGTTTTAAGTGATGCAATCATGGATCAATTGCGCATGTTACATATGGAAAAAGCGAAATTTATCGTGAATTTTGAGGCTCATGAGCAATTTGATTCAAATGGGAAGGACAGCATTGCGTTTTATATTTCGACTAATGTTGGGGAACCGCCAAAATCATTACCAAAAGTGGCTTCAGGCGGCGAACTTTCACGCATGATGCTGGCGCTGAAAACGATTTTCTCAACGTCTAATGGCATTACATCGATTATTTTTGACGAAGTGGATACCGGTGTAAGTGGTCGCGTAGCGCAAGCCATTGCTGAAAAAATTGCCGCAATTTCGGTGAATTCTCAGGTGCTTTGTATTTCGCATTTACCACAAGTAGCTGCGATGGCCGATCACCAATATTATATTAAAAAACAAGTCGAGCATGACCGAACATTTACAACGATTTCTGAAATGCAAGAAACCGAGCGCATTGAAGAAATTAGCCGCATGATGAGTGGCGCAGAAATTACCGAATTAACATTGCAGCACGCTTCTGAGCTTATTCAGATGGCCAATGAACGCAAAAATGCGATGAATTAA
- the ahrC gene encoding transcriptional regulator AhrC/ArgR has protein sequence MNKGQRHIRIRDIITNNEIETQDDLVEHLKNAGYNVTQATVSRDIKELHLVKVPLQDGRYKYSLPADQRFNPIQKLHRALSDAFVSIDGASHFLVMKTLPGNANAIGSLLDHLDWSEILGTICGDDTILIMCRTEVDREDIKNRLLEML, from the coding sequence ATGAATAAGGGCCAACGCCATATTCGCATTCGCGATATTATTACCAATAATGAAATTGAAACACAAGACGATTTAGTCGAACATTTAAAAAATGCAGGTTATAACGTGACTCAAGCGACTGTTTCACGTGATATTAAAGAATTACATTTAGTGAAGGTTCCGTTACAAGATGGCCGTTATAAATATAGCTTACCTGCGGACCAACGCTTTAATCCAATTCAAAAATTACATCGTGCATTATCGGATGCATTTGTGTCAATTGATGGGGCTTCTCATTTTTTAGTGATGAAAACATTACCAGGGAACGCCAATGCCATTGGCTCCTTATTAGACCATTTAGATTGGTCTGAAATATTAGGGACAATTTGCGGGGACGATACGATTTTAATTATGTGTCGTACTGAAGTGGACCGAGAAGACATTAAAAATCGTTTATTAGAGATGCTATAA